AAGGCTGATCCGTAGTTGTGAGTCACATCTACCAGCACACCTACAGGTAGAAAAGAATTCAGAGAAAACTTTATGCACTTAAAAGGGCACCCTAGCTAACtaacctgtgaaaacagttgtattaTGTCCTCTATGGTTCTGAAGGGAGCTTtctaaagtctgagaaaataaccctgatgatgtcaccagggTTATCCTGGCTTGGGCATAGAGAAATTCTTCAAGTAAAGCCTACGTTACAAACTCAAGCTGTGGAGTATGCAAGACATTGGTCTTTACTAGGCAGGGAAGGATTTTATGTGTTGCATTataggaaatgtaggatccTGTATTTCTGGAGCTTTACACATAGTAAttactaaaagtcaggatatcttattctctgctgcactgattttgaccattctttatCTCTCACAAGTCCCTTCAATTGGTGCAAGTGCACCAAAAGTGCAATATTAAATCACTGGAATACCCCTTTTAAGCAAACAACAGGTATTCTGTTAGAAATTCTAATAAATGCTATGAAATGCTATTCTGTATATTAGATTTTATattatatgaataatatatcagatatataaaatatatttgatcTATATCCATACATATCTATAGCATTATGCATTTCCTGGCTGTGGCTGTGATTAAAGTCTGCAAGTGGAACCATAGCCAATATTTTTAGTAAACTTACCTCCAAGTGGGGGTCCAGCCAGCCCAGCAAAGCTTTGTATGAACACATAGACACCAGCAGCTGAAGACATCCTCTCTATGCCCACCACATCATCCTCAGCCAGCAAAGGGATGTGGGTACATGCTAAGGTCCCCATAAAAAACCCATACAAAGCAGAGCACACAGCCAGGCCATAGAACTCTGTGACCAAAGTAAATCCCACTAGATCCGCAGTCATTGTAATTACACATGCCAAAAGAACAAGAAGCTTCTTTTTCCTGAACCGCTTCTGGCTTAGGATCCATCCAATTGAGAAACGGCCTAAGATTTCAGCTACAGCCATGGTAGAGAGCATGTAGGTGGCGCGATCCCGCTCAACACCTCGACTCACGCTCAGCTCGATGATGTAGAGTTGAGGGGCGAAGAAGCCAAGTGTGGCAAAAAGTCCGAAGAGAGAGTAGCAGATGAAGCTGCACTCTCTGAGGATGGAGAAATCTAGAAGTTTAGAGTTCTTTGcagataacttttcatctcccgATTCCTTTTCCTCATCTTTCCTCACTTGTTTCTCTGAATCTTGGTGCCTTTTCATGTCCTCAGTCTCTGATTCCCTAATGTCTGCTATACCATTTTCCGCAGATTTCTGTTCCTTCTCTAACCTTGCTTCCTTCTGCAGTAAAGTTTTCTCCTCTGGGCTGCTGTTGTCTGTGTCCTTTAGAGACTGGACACCAGAGTCTCCAGTGCTCATAGAGTCTCTGGTTAACTCCTTGTCCAGACTGTAGGAGGTATTTGGTTCAAATGAGGTCTTGTTTGTCATAGAGTCTTCTGGGTTTGCGCTTTCTACATTTTCCTGCGTAGTAAGGGCTTCCAGTTCCTTTGGGGATGATCTGTCAGTCTCTGTCTCGTGGGTTGCTCTGGGTTTGATAATGATTGGCCGAAGCAGAGCACcacagatgatgatggtggCTTGCAAGGCTCCTATCACTGCCATGGTATGCCGCCAGCCAATATGGTCCCTCAGTGCAGAAAAGGCTTACGGGGCAAGAGGAGATATTGAGTGAGTGTTAGGCAGTAAAATTACATACATGATATTAAGTATGAGGTGTTCTTCGTATATAGGCTGCTATGGAACAGACATAAGATCACAGAAGACATGACTTTGGTGCCCTCAGTGGTAATTACAACTGTGCTTCTTAGCTACAGCTTCATTAAAATTGCCTATGAAcctttgaataaatgttttccTTAGACATTTTATTGAGTAAGACTTTTCCTGCCACAGAATAAGTCATGCAAGCAACCTTGCCTAAAGAGCTGCAAATTCTCATTAGTATATGTTACAGTGATCCTTGCACTCACATGGTGCCAGAGCAAACATGGACAAGGACTCTCCAGTTGAAGCCATGGCCGTGACCAGAGATCGTCGACGGTTAAAATACTGGGACAGGATCGTCACAGTGGGCAGGAAGGTCAGACAGTAGCCCATACCTGCAAAGTGGAAAAGAGGCACACATATTTAAAACTGTAATTCAGCTCAAGACATTGCTAAAGAACAAATTCAACAAATAATAGTATTATGTGAAGTTCAAAAAGGGAGACaaaggaggaagaaagacaTTCAATACCTGCAACTAACCCATAGGTGATGTACATTTGATTGATGGAGGTGGTAAAGCTTGTGGCAATGGTACCAGAGGAAATAAGTAATCCTCCAAGCATTACAACAAGCTGGAAACCAAAGCGGTTGGTCATCACAGAAGAGAGAGGACCTGAGGACCCAACATTAACAAATTATTGTTAGGTGAACACTTTGCATTCACAGCATAGAAGGTACTGTAATTCTTATAACATTATCGTCATTTCAGTGTTCAATCAGACAGTCTGTGTTGAATAgcttgtttctttgttttgcagGCTTGGCACCCACTTCATCTCACCATCTACTCACCATTGAAGgtcatcacaaacacacagatggaaACAATCCAGGAGACTCGACTGTTGGTCTCCCCAAACTCCCCCATCAGGTCCTGGAGGAAGATGCCGAAGCTCTTGATGGTGCCATAGGTGAAAACCTCCACCAAGAAAAAGGCTATGGCCACCACCCATCCCCAGCCTCCATCAGGGGCCTCTGGGTACACATTGGGCCCCAAGAAACGTGGTCCCTTGAGTCTACACAGTGCCATGTCTTGTAAAGAGAAATGACAGTTTAAGTGAATGGCGTCGTGGagcacaatttttaaaaattaattaaaaaaaataattcaaatgtcTATACTTCGACAGGTTGACTGActtgaagaaaaacatttgtaaaatatgGTCGCAAAATGCCAAGTAAATGTGAATCTTGAGTAGGTTAATGTAGTGTGCTTATTATTGTACAGGTGCTTAATAAGGCATGAACATGAGGATTAGCATCATTTAAGCCTGGCTGCCTCTTAACACTGGGACATAGTGAGTAAGTTAGCtgcaaatattacaatatttctgTTTCGCTCATAGAATCAGAAACAGACATATTTGCAAGAAAAATGTGTGCGCCCCTGTCTTATGTAACCTGTCGCACAGAAGTCAGCATAAAGTTTTGCTAGCTGCTGTTCCTCTTTTCATTAGAGAACGGTTAATTTAGAGGTAGTAAGCTGACTTGATAGCTACTGGCTGATGAGTAGGGTAGTAGATATGATGTAGATATGATCAATGACTTCCCCTCTTAGTTATATTCCTTTTTCTGTATACTCTTGCCTTTGAATAAAGTGCATAGGTGCATCCTTACAGGCTACTGTTTAATGTACAAACACTGTCAATGCTGTAACCAAAGatggaaaagcacaggtggtaGGACAAGGGGGAGGCATTGGGTAAAATTACATGTTTCtggcatttatttatttttacatcagTAGCATTGTTAGctattaatgtaaaaaaagaacattaaaattacattttggcCCTGATTCTGGCTAAACTGAGCATTCAAATGGTATTTGTTGAGCCCTGCATGGGAGTACAATGTCACacaattttatttacagtatgtctgtaAACGTAATTTTGCCTCAGAgttaaaaaacaatgaatgaaagaatgatACACAACTTGGCAAAGCACAGCTGTCAAAACGACAACACTTAATGTGTCTGAGCTGTAGACAAATCTGTCTGTTTTGGCAAAATATACTATACACAGCAAGTcaacatcatactgtatatgtatgctTAGGTTAtgacttttaatgttttacagatTTGAAAGAATAAATCCTCATCTATTTTACGTTTCCTTGGAACACTGGTTGGCTCAACCTACCTATGTTTGGTTTCATTATCTACTGGGCATTTTGTCTGACCCCAGCATTCTCCAGAGTTAGAACCATGTTGTGTAACTTTTCCCCCAGTTTTAGACAAATTTCACAACAGGACATGGCTTTGATAAGCTGCACTGGTATGTTACTAAGCATAGTGTGAATCTATTTTTTTCACCCACTGACTTCAAACATCACTGTGCGGTAAGCTGAAAAACACATGCTGTGTTCTTATACTGTTCTATATACCTGTCATAGATATAATACTGCAGCACCAGTGCCTGTACCAGTCCCAGTACCTACATTATGCACAATACCTGTCACTGTTACTGAGGAGTTGACAGTTGAAAGTTACAGAAAAAGATAGTAAGAAGTCCTTGTGTTAATATCTGTATGTCAAGTTACCATTTCCAAAGTCAGGAATGAACCTTCATGATTAAAATGTAGACATAATATTTTGACAGAATATTCAACAAACATATCTGGTTTTagaaaacatttatgtttaataacTAGTTAATCTTCCTCCAGGACCTAataattagttgccaactattaaattaatctccaactatattgataattgatttatcattttgaggcatttttaaaaagaaaaaaaagtcaagtttctctaattccagcttctaaaatgcgaatattttctgttttcttaagTCATCTATGAAACTAAACTAGATAAgctatctttgggtttttgagtCTTGgatgggacaaaacaagacatttaaggacgtcatcaccattttctgacattctataaaccaaacaactaatccattaactttgaaaataatcaacagattaatcgataattaaaataatcgttagttgcagccctggtaTCAACAAGGAGGAACTCCGGTCACAGGCAACAAGGATATGATGGACATTAGGGCTGAAATACTAAAACCTATAACGCGTGGACCAAAAATGTGAATTAGCTAAATGTACATGGTTTGGATTGCTTTTCCTTGAGGCGCCTCTAGTTTTGCCTCTGGGAATCCAACGACAAAATACTTTAGAGTATCCTCTAAAAAAGATCAATTATTGTCAGACTATTTAAatcatattcattttctttggctaaatggaagaaaaaacatcacaaacgcCGCCGGCTTTGTAACATGGCCAGCTACTGTTGAAAGAATAACTGTAACAGGATCCAACGCCCTACGTTATcattatttaatgatttattactGGACACATAGGCGCACGAGACACGTCATTTGATTCATAGTTCTACTTTACCGCAATTCGCAAAGGATCAACCATTAATTGGTTTTAAACAGGAGAGTTTATTAGTGTATTTTAATttaggatgaggaggaggggtgaTAGTATTGACTTGTAATAGGAGCCATATGTTCCGTCCTCTTGCGGCTGACGCAACGCTGTCTGTCCAGCGGCGGCTCACGTGGTCTCTGAGCAGAGCGACATTAATTactactcacacacactttgtaAGTACTTCTATATCGCCTCTTTGACTCTGTATATACTTAATTGAAGGCGTGCTGAATATACTATGCCATAAACAATAGTTTAAGTAAAAAACATACTCGTCTGTAATACTATAGCTTATATTCAAGTTGTCCGTCTCACCTGTGTGTAGCTATAGTTTCACACGGTAATCCTTCCCTCGCGCGACCGTTGCAGCTGTAAACTTTACGTACACATACTCTCACGTGCACATGCCCATTCACAGAGATACacatgcagatacacacacacgtacagacaTGCTCTGTCTGATATAAGCCCGCATTCATGAACAAGCCCCCTCCCCGAAGAAAGGGGGGGAGGTTAAGAGGCTGGTTCCAACCAGTTCCCTCCCCATAAGCCCCTTCAGCTGTGGGGTGCAGAGTTGTTTAGGACAAGTCTGAGTTCATCGCtagtgtggtgtgtgtgtgtgtgtgtatgtgtgtatgtgtgtgtgattgttatTGTGCATAAATGTCAGTGTTGCTCAAGCTTTGATAATTATACACTTATTTTTTCActaatgtaataaaacattgtGAAACATGTGAACATCTCCTTGTATAGATTCTCTCATTGCACCTGTAAAATATAAACTTTGTCCTTggacacagcttttgtttcATCCTCTATGGTAGATTTACTGATATTAATAGCAGACAATAACAgtgtgcccaaatgaacattgaaataggtttttcttgctgta
This sequence is a window from Thunnus albacares chromosome 20, fThuAlb1.1, whole genome shotgun sequence. Protein-coding genes within it:
- the LOC122970799 gene encoding monocarboxylate transporter 7-like is translated as MALCRLKGPRFLGPNVYPEAPDGGWGWVVAIAFFLVEVFTYGTIKSFGIFLQDLMGEFGETNSRVSWIVSICVFVMTFNGPLSSVMTNRFGFQLVVMLGGLLISSGTIATSFTTSINQMYITYGLVAGMGYCLTFLPTVTILSQYFNRRRSLVTAMASTGESLSMFALAPSFSALRDHIGWRHTMAVIGALQATIIICGALLRPIIIKPRATHETETDRSSPKELEALTTQENVESANPEDSMTNKTSFEPNTSYSLDKELTRDSMSTGDSGVQSLKDTDNSSPEEKTLLQKEARLEKEQKSAENGIADIRESETEDMKRHQDSEKQVRKDEEKESGDEKLSAKNSKLLDFSILRECSFICYSLFGLFATLGFFAPQLYIIELSVSRGVERDRATYMLSTMAVAEILGRFSIGWILSQKRFRKKKLLVLLACVITMTADLVGFTLVTEFYGLAVCSALYGFFMGTLACTHIPLLAEDDVVGIERMSSAAGVYVFIQSFAGLAGPPLGGVLVDVTHNYGSAFYSCAIGMALSAVFLGLVKPAKKGLLCRKRNSKCNEDRLEVKGDSEEKSGGDKLNNRTDSPEDCSGDDNLDHNQSGATRDVEEVIRFA